In Procambarus clarkii isolate CNS0578487 chromosome 58, FALCON_Pclarkii_2.0, whole genome shotgun sequence, one genomic interval encodes:
- the LOC138353556 gene encoding eggshell protein-like, whose amino-acid sequence MAGCEGRCEGGCEGGCEGWCEVGCEGGCEGGCEGGCEGDCEGGCEGGYESDCEGGCEGGCEGGCESDCEGDCEGGGEGGCEGGCEGGCEVGCEGGCEGGCDGGCEGDCEGDCEGGCEGGCEVGCEGGCEGDCEGDCEGGCEGGYEGACEGGCEGGCEGGCEGDCEGGCEGGCEGDCEGDCEGGCEGRCECGCESDCEGDCEGGCECGV is encoded by the coding sequence atggcggggtgtgagggaaggtgtgagggcgggtgtgagggagggtgtgagggctgGTGTGAGGTCggctgtgagggagggtgtgagggcgggtgtgagggcgggtgtgagggcgactgtgagggagggtgtgagggcgggTATGAGAGCgactgtgagggagggtgtgagggcgggtgtgagggcgggtgtgagagcgactgtgagggcgactgtgagggagggggtgagggcgggtgtgagggagggtgtgagggcgggtgtgaggtcggctgtgagggagggtgtgagggcggTTGTgatggcgggtgtgagggcgactgtgagggcgactgtgagggagggtgtgagggcgggtgtgaggtcggctgtgagggcgggtgtgagggcgactgtgagggcgactgtgagggagggtgtgagggagggtatgAGGGCgcgtgtgagggcgggtgtgagggcgggtgtgagggcgggtgcgagggcgactgtgagggagggtgtgagggcgggtgtgagggcgactgtgagggagactgtgagggagggtgtgagggccgATGCGAGTGCGGGTGTGAGAGCGattgtgagggcgactgtgagggcgggtgtgagtgcggggtgtga